The following coding sequences lie in one Nerophis lumbriciformis linkage group LG02, RoL_Nlum_v2.1, whole genome shotgun sequence genomic window:
- the yipf3 gene encoding protein YIPF3 yields the protein MSAGSGHTNTEPWGSFDDNLVQGAGSAVIDMENMDDTSGSSFEDMGEMHQRMKEEEEVTEEAADADDENAEFLGMKGLKGQLGRQVADEVWQAGKRQASRAFNLYANIDILRPYFDVEPVQVRSRLIESLIPIRMVDFPQKIAGELYGPLMLVFTLVAILLQGMKTSGTVIREGTLMGTAIGTCFGYWVGVSSFVYFLAYVVNAQITMLQTLSLLGYGLFGHCVVLLVSYNVHFHFLFYALWLLLGGLSTLRMVAALLSRTVGRSPRLLLCGTVSLLHMLFLLYLHFAYHKVVEVILDSLEGPLMPAMARVARDVPQARLNATVIDVVAGALKI from the exons ATGTCGGCGGGCTCGGGGCACACGAACACGGAACCATGGGGAAGCTTCGACGACAACCTCGTCCAg GGCGCAGGCTCGGCGGTCATCGACATGGAGAACATGGACGACACGTCGGGCTCCAGCTTTGAGGACATGGGCGAGATGCATCAGAGGatgaaggaagaggaggaagtgacGGAGGAGGCGGCAGACGCAGACGACGAAAACGCAGAGTTCTTGGGCATGAAGGGTTTGAAAGGCCAGCTGGGCCGACAGGTGGCGGACGAG GTGTGGCAGGCAGGGAAGCGCCAGGCGTCCCGAGCTTTTAACCTGTACGCCAACATCGACATCCTCAGACCGTACTTTGACGTGGAGCCCGTCCAGGTGCGCAGCAG GTTAATCGAGTCACTGATCCCCATCCGGATGGTGGACTTCCCTCAG AAGATTGCAGGCGAGCTGTACGGACCGCTCATGCTGGTCTTCACACTGGTTGCCATCTTGTTGCAAGGGATGAAGACGTCTGGGACCGTCATT AGAGAGGGCACCCTGATGGGGACGGCCATCGGAACCTGTTTTGGCTACTGGGTCGGGGTTTCGTCCTTCGTCTACTTCCTGGCGTACGTGGTCAACGCGCAGATCACCATGTTGCAGACGCTGTCTCTGCTG GGCTACGGCTTGTTTGGCCACTGCGTGGTCCTCCTGGTGAGCTACAACGTGCActtccacttcctcttctacgcccTCTGGCTGCTGCTGGGAGGACTGTCCACCTTGCGCATG GTGGCGGCCCTACTGTCTCGTACGGTCGGTCGAAGCCCTCGCCTCCTCTTGTGCGGGACGGTGTCGCTCCTCCACATGCTCTTCCTGCTCTACCTTCACTTCGCCTACCACAAAGTTGTCGAAG TGATTCTGGACTCCCTGGAAGGACCCCTCATGCCCGCCATGGCAAGGGTGGCCAGGGACGTGCCCCAAGCGAGGCTCAACGCCACCGTGATCGACGTGGTGGCGGGAGCGCTTAAAATTTAA
- the dnph1 gene encoding 5-hydroxymethyl-dUMP N-hydrolase — MKIYFCGSIRGGRDDVHLYQKIVQKLQTFGTVLTEHVSCSTLTDKGEGRLGDREIHDRDLDWLTQADVVVAEVTQPSLGVGYELGHAYITRKRILCLFRPSSGRTLSAMIRGADNGELMMVRDYDEEHLDQILDQFFETKPV, encoded by the exons ATGAAGATTTATTTCTGCGGAAGTATCCGTGGCGGCAGGGACGACGTGCATCTCTACCAGAAAATAGTCCAGAAACTTCAAACTTTCGGAACCGTCCTAACCGAACACGTCAGCTGCAGCACGCTCACGGACAAAG GAGAGGGTCGTTTAGGTGACCGAGAGATTCATGATCGGGACTTGGACTGGCTCACACAAGCTGATG TGGTCGTCGCCGAGGTGACGCAGCCGTCGCTGGGCGTGGGCTACGAGCTTGGCCACGCATACATCACGAGGAAGAGGATCTTGTGTCTCTTCCGACCTTCATCAGGACGCA CGTTGTCAGCCATGATCCGAGGGGCGGACAATGGCGAGCTGATGATGGTGCGAGACTACGATGAGGAGCACCTGGACCAGATTCTAGACCAGTTTTTTGAAACAAAGCCAGTCTAA